A window from Bufo bufo chromosome 1, aBufBuf1.1, whole genome shotgun sequence encodes these proteins:
- the LOC120985936 gene encoding uncharacterized PPE family protein PPE13-like, protein MAPKKHSGKKKVRSSNEGDKNSNAGDNVQSGNASDNVQSGNASDNVQSGNASDNVQSGNASDNVQSGNAGDKNVQRKHGGKKKVQSSNEGDKNSNASDNVQSGNASDNVQSGNAGDKNVQRKHGGKKKVQSSSKGDSKVVKKITIELKKEIIEKHDRGIRVTDLASEYKMAKSTISTILKNKAAIKGADVAKGVTMLTKQRTQVLEEVEKLLLVWLNEKQLAGAFF, encoded by the exons ATGGCTCCCAAGAAGCATAGTGGAAAGAAGAAAGTGCGGAGCAGCAATGAAGGTGATAAGAACAGCAATGCaggtgacaatgtgcaaagtggaaatgcaagtgacaatgtgcaaagtggaaatgcaagtgacaatgtgcaaagtggaaatgcaagtgacaatgtgcaaagtggaaatgcaagtgacaatgtgcaaagtggaaatgcaggTGACAAGAATGTGCAGCGCAAGCATGGTGGCAAAAAGAAAGTGCAGAGCAGCAATGAAGGTGACAAGAACAGCaatgcaagtgacaatgtgcaaagtggaaatgcaagtgacaatgtgcaaagtggaaatgcaggTGACAAGAATGTGCAGCGCAAGCATGGTGGCAAAAAGAAAGTGCAGAGCAGTAGTAAAGGTGACAGCAAGGTTGTGAAGAAAATAACCATTGAGCTGAAGAAGGAAATTATAGAAAAGCATGACCGTGGTATTCGTGTGACTGATCTGGCCTCGGAGTACAAGATGGCAAAGTCAACAATCTCAACTATTCTGAAAAACAAAGCCGCCATCAAAGGAGCTGATGTTGCAAAAGGAGTAACAATGTTAACCAAGCAGAGGACGCAAGTGCTGGAAGAGGTGGAAAAACTTTTGTTGGTGTGGTTGAATGAGAAACAGCTGGCAG GTGCCTTCTTCTGA